From Vigna unguiculata cultivar IT97K-499-35 chromosome 5, ASM411807v1, whole genome shotgun sequence, the proteins below share one genomic window:
- the LOC114184900 gene encoding phenolic glucoside malonyltransferase 1-like — MASHNLKIHEQCSVAPPSAPQTSLPLVFFDMFWLRFHPVERIFFYSLPVTHSNPSIFFTQVVPNLKTSLSHTLQHFSPLAGNILWPNGSSNPVVQYTPGDAVSVVLAESEADFDHALDNAPKEASELRCLVPNLESSDSHASVMAIQITLFPNRGFAIGISTHHAVLDGKTSTLFIKAWASLCKTNDDDSSSTRSLAPELEPFFDRTVIKSPNELGFNLSLDLAELVTKMFPGENSDERCLKLLPFPPRLEDQVRGTFMLTVADLERLKNRVLSKWDSVDDVVEAKSNSNSKSTSSKPTKLSTFVVTCAYTVVCIAKALHGVEKEKNKFSFTFTGDCRARLEPPIPENYFGNCVWGNLVDAKPSAFIEKEGFVIIAKSIHSKIKDILDKGVFHEVDDVLPRYAALAKERVEMIATAGSNRFGVYGNDFGWGKPSKVEIASVDRALTVGLAEKRDEKGGVEVGIVLKRPVMELFGTLFHGGLTYE; from the coding sequence ATGGCTTCCCACAACCTCAAAATCCATGAACAGTGCTCTGTTGCTCCTCCCTCTGCACCCCAAACATCCCTCCCTCTCGTATTCTTCGACATGTTCTGGCTGAGGTTTCACCCTGTGGAACGCATCTTCTTCTATTCCCTCCCTGTAACCCATTCAAACCCATCCATTTTCTTCACCCAAGTTGTTCCAAACCTCAAAACTTCACTCTCTCACACCCTCCAACACTTTTCCCCTCTCGCCGGCAACATCCTGTGGCCCAATGGTTCTTCCAACCCCGTCGTTCAATACACCCCAGGCGACGCCGTTTCGGTGGTGCTTGCAGAATCCGAAGCCGATTTCGACCACGCGTTGGACAACGCACCCAAAGAAGCATCAGAGTTACGTTGTTTGGTGCCCAACTTGGAATCTTCTGATTCTCATGCCTCTGTTATGGCTATCCAAATCACTCTGTTCCCTAACAGAGGGTTCGCCATAGGAATCAGCACTCACCACGCCGTCCTTGATGGAAAAACTTCAACTCTTTTCATCAAAGCTTGGGCTTCTCTGTGTAAAACCAATGATGATGATTCATCATCAACACGATCTTTGGCTCCAGAATTGGAGCCTTTCTTTGACAGAACAGTCATCAAAAGCCCGAATGAGTTAGGGTTCAACTTATCACTCGATTTGGCTGAGCTCGTAACCAAAATGTTCCCAGGTGAAAACAGCGACGAAAGATGCTTGAAGCTTCTACCTTTCCCTCCAAGATTGGAGGATCAGGTTCGAGGGACATTCATGCTCACGGTAGCAGATTTGGAGAGATTAAAGAATAGGGTGCTGTCCAAGTGGGACAGTGTAGACGACGTAGTTGAAGCAAAATCAAACTCAAACTCGAAATCAACTTCTTCAAAACCAACCAAACTGTCGACTTTTGTTGTAACCTGCGCTTATACTGTGGTTTGCATTGCGAAGGCCTTGCACGGagttgaaaaagagaaaaataagttttcttttaCGTTCACCGGGGATTGCAGGGCCAGGTTGGAGCCTCCGATTCCTGAAAACTACTTTGGGAACTGTGTGTGGGGGAATTTGGTGGATGCTAAGCCATCGGCATTTATAGAGAAGGAAGGGTTTGTTATTATTGCCAAAAGTATTCatagtaaaataaaagatatattagaTAAGGGTGTTTTTCATGAAGTAGATGATGTTCTTCCTAGATATGCAGCTTTGGCAAAAGAAAGAGTTGAGATGATAGCAACTGCAGGGTCTAACCGTTTTGGGGTTTATGGGAATGATTTTGGTTGGGGAAAGCCTTCAAAGGTGGAGATTGCATCGGTTGATAGAGCCCTAACAGTTGGATTGGCAGAGAAGAGAGATGAGAAAGGTGGTGTTGAAGTTGGGATTGTTCTGAAGAGACCAGTGATGGAACTGTTTGGTACTTTGTTTCATGGAGGATTAACATATGAGTGA